The proteins below come from a single Triticum aestivum cultivar Chinese Spring chromosome 5D, IWGSC CS RefSeq v2.1, whole genome shotgun sequence genomic window:
- the LOC123122247 gene encoding anther-specific protein MZm3-3 has protein sequence MEVTTAPLPQPRALAALLVLVLLITLGGAAEAQPPLGTCGAQLSQLAPCARYSVPPLPGQALPAPGPECCSALGSVSRDCACGAIDIINSLPAKCGLPRVSCR, from the exons ATGGAGGTGACCACGGCCCCGCTGCCGCAGCCGCGCGCC CTGGCGGCCCTCCTCGTCCTGGTGCTTCTCATCACGctgggcggcgcggcggaggcgcagccGCCGCTGGGCACCTGCGGCGCGCAGCTGAGCCAGCTGGCCCCGTGCGCGCGGTACAGCGTGCCGCCGCTGCCGGGGCAGGCGCTCCCGGCGCCCGGGCCGGAGTGCTGCTCCGCTCTGGGGTCCGTGTCCCGCGACTGCGCCTGCGGCGCCATCGACATCATCAACAGCCTCCCCGCCAAGTGCGGCCTCCCGCGCGTCTCCTGCC GGTGA